The following proteins are co-located in the Manihot esculenta cultivar AM560-2 chromosome 9, M.esculenta_v8, whole genome shotgun sequence genome:
- the LOC110623363 gene encoding heterogeneous nuclear ribonucleoprotein 1, which yields MEMELGKLFIGGISWDTNEDRLRQYFQTFGEVVEAVIMKDRATGRARGFGFVVFADPSVAERVVMEKHLIDGRNVEAKKAVPREDQNILNRNSGSSIHGSPGPARTKKIFVGGLASTVTETDFKKYFDHFGIITDVVVMYDHNTQRPRGFGFITYDSEEAVDKVLQKTFHELNGKMVEVKRAVPKELSPGPTRGQLSGFNYGATRVGSLLNGYTQTQGYGANSTGGLGLRMDGRFSPVTVGRSNFSPFGPGFGMGLNFDQGLSPSHGGNPNLGSNLGYGRMSPSYSGNSNRYDSPIGYNGVNGGNSSALNSTARTLWGNGSINHAPQSTNSSTSMGSGAGNSRMGSFSSIGGLWGSSVNFGQGGGAVSAYSSGNLSYNNGDFSNGLGGVGYGRNSGTSFGPFSAHAASQDDFGGSYADIYENGPLYGDAAWRTSPLELEDSGSFDFGLGNAATDAVTKNSAGYGGAYSVANGQANRGIAT from the exons ATGGAAATGGAGCTTGGAAAGCTATTCATTGGTGGGATTTCATGGGACACAAATGAAGACCGTCTTAGGCAGTATTTCCAGACTTTTGGCGAAGTCGTGGAGGCTGTGATAATGAAGGATCGGGCTACTGGTCGTGCCCGTGGCTTTGGTTTTGTTGTTTTTGCAGACCCTTCTGTTGCTGAGAGAGTTGTGATGGAAAAGCATCTCATAGATGGTAGAAAT GTTGAAGCAAAGAAGGCAGTTCCCAGGGAGGATCAAAACATTCTGAATAGAAACAGTGGCAGCAGCATACATGGTTCACCTGGTCCAGCTCGTACAAAGAAAATATTTGTAGGAGGTTTAGCATCTACAGTCACAGAGACAGACTTTAAGAAGTACTTTGATCATTTTGGGATAATTACAGATGTTGTGGTTATGTATGACCACAACACTCAAAGGCCAAGAGGGTTTGGTTTTATCACTTATGATTCAGAGGAAGCAGTGGATAAAGTGTTGCAGAAAACCTTTCACGAACTCAATGGTAAAATGGTTGAGGTCAAGCGGGCTGTTCCCAAAGAATTATCACCAGGGCCAACTCGGGGCCAGTTAAGTGGATTTAATTATGGTGCAACTAGAGTTGGTAGCTTATTGAATGGTTACACTCAGACTCAGGGATACGGTGCAAATTCTACTGGAGGACTTGGTCTTAGAATGGATGGTAGGTTTAGTCCTGTTACTGTTGGTCGGAGTAACTTTTCTCCATTTGGTCCTGGTTTTGGGATGGGGCTGAATTTTGACCAGGGTTTGAGTCCTAGTCATGGGGGAAATCCCAACCTAGGTTCTAACCTTGGCTATGGGAGAATGAGCCCTTCATATAGTGGAAATTCCAACAGGTATGATAGCCCTATTGGATACAATGGAGTCAATGGTGGAAATAGTTCTGCCTTAAATTCAACTGCTCGAACTTTGTGGGGCAATGGAAGCATTAATCATGCTCCACAATCCACAAATTCTAGTACTTCAATGGGCTCTGGAGCTGGAAATTCAAGAATGGGTTCGTTTAGCAGTATTGGAGGACTCTGGGGTTCCTCAGTTAATTTTGGACAGGGTGGAGGTGCTGTCTCTGCCTATAGCAGTGGCAATCTTAGCTACAATAATGGAGATTTCAGCAACGGGCTTGGAGGGGTAGGGTATGGGAGAAACAGTGGGACAAGTTTTGGACCATTTTCAGCTCATGCTGCATCACAAGATGATTTTGGTGGGTCTTATGCAGACATTTATGAAAATGGCCCATTGTACGGGGATGCTGCATGGCGAACTTCACCTTTAGAGCTAGAGGATTCTGGCTCATTTGATTTTGGGCTTGGAAATGCAGCTACAGATGCTGTGACTAAAAACTCTGCTGGTTATGGTGGTGCTTATAGTGTTGCCAATGGACAAGCAAATAGAG GAATTGCCACTTAG